The following are encoded together in the Robertmurraya sp. FSL R5-0851 genome:
- the thiH gene encoding 2-iminoacetate synthase ThiH, with translation MSFYDEYVKVKYYPFDDFFSTITTQDVRRVLQKERLHTEDFLILLSPAAENCLEEMAQKAHQRTVQHFGRTIQLYAPLYLTDYCVNKCTYCSFSIDNDFPRRKLTLAEIEEESKALVKMGLRHIILLTGESRLHSSVDYLCETIDVMKKYFSSLSIEIQPLDTEEYQTLVARGIDGLTVYQEVYNEEIYKKHHLKGPKRNYRYRLDAPERGAKAGMRSVNIGALLGMDEWRKEVFFTGLHAHYLQRNYLETDIALSFPRIRPNLGGFQPKVDVSDKNLVQAMLASRLFLPRAGMTLSTRESAELRRHLLPLGVTKMSAASSTVVGGYANKEHTHSQFEISDKRSVAEVKESLRELGYQPVVKDWEILTHSS, from the coding sequence ATGTCATTTTATGATGAGTATGTAAAAGTAAAATATTATCCATTTGACGACTTTTTTTCTACCATCACTACTCAAGACGTAAGAAGGGTTTTGCAAAAAGAGAGACTTCATACAGAAGATTTCTTGATTCTTTTATCTCCAGCTGCTGAAAATTGTCTAGAAGAAATGGCACAAAAGGCACATCAACGTACCGTACAGCATTTTGGCCGTACGATTCAATTATACGCACCACTGTATTTAACCGATTATTGTGTGAACAAATGTACGTACTGCAGCTTTAGTATTGATAATGATTTTCCACGTAGAAAATTGACCCTGGCTGAAATTGAAGAAGAATCAAAGGCACTTGTCAAAATGGGATTACGACATATTATCTTGCTAACGGGAGAATCTCGCCTCCATTCCTCGGTAGATTATTTGTGTGAAACGATTGATGTGATGAAAAAGTATTTTTCTTCTTTATCCATTGAGATACAGCCATTAGATACGGAAGAGTACCAAACGCTCGTTGCCCGTGGAATTGATGGATTAACGGTGTACCAAGAAGTGTACAACGAAGAAATCTATAAAAAGCATCACTTAAAGGGACCGAAACGCAATTATCGCTATCGACTAGATGCACCTGAAAGAGGTGCCAAAGCTGGCATGAGATCCGTCAATATCGGAGCACTACTAGGAATGGATGAGTGGCGTAAGGAGGTCTTTTTCACAGGACTTCATGCTCATTACTTACAAAGAAATTATCTCGAAACGGATATTGCTCTATCCTTTCCTCGAATACGCCCAAACCTTGGTGGTTTCCAACCAAAGGTCGATGTATCTGATAAAAATTTAGTTCAAGCAATGCTGGCATCTCGTTTATTTTTACCACGTGCAGGTATGACTCTATCAACACGAGAAAGCGCGGAACTAAGACGTCATTTACTTCCGTTAGGAGTGACCAAAATGTCTGCTGCCTCATCTACCGTTGTCGGGGGATATGCCAATAAAGAACATACTCATAGTCAATTCGAAATTTCGGACAAAAGAAGTGTGGCAGAGGTAAAGGAATCACTGAGAGAACTTGGATATCAACCTGTCGTAAAAGATTGGGAAATACTAACACATTCATCTTAA
- a CDS encoding ATP-binding cassette domain-containing protein has product MQAPYIQLKEIRLTFDKDQKDTIRRFSLNIKEGEFISIVGKSGCGKTSLLQMVAGMKKPTSGLITIGGHEVKEPVDELSYVFQKPILLEWKTILENVLLPLQLKRKLTERDTNKAKEMLDRVGLTDAIHKFPYECSGGMQSRVAIVRALLDKPQILLMDEPFSALDSFTRDQLHVQLNELIDTYKPTVLFVTHDLQEAFFLSDRIILLGGEPGRILQEYQVPFTRPRQKSILFDQSFYNFQQDMNERLQS; this is encoded by the coding sequence ATGCAGGCACCATATATACAATTAAAAGAGATTAGGCTTACTTTTGATAAAGATCAAAAGGATACAATCCGTCGATTTTCCCTCAATATTAAGGAAGGCGAATTTATCAGCATCGTTGGAAAAAGTGGCTGCGGAAAAACGAGTCTTTTACAAATGGTTGCAGGAATGAAAAAGCCTACCTCTGGATTGATTACAATAGGTGGACATGAGGTGAAAGAACCGGTTGATGAGCTTTCATACGTGTTTCAAAAACCTATTTTACTAGAATGGAAAACGATCTTGGAGAATGTCTTACTTCCATTACAGTTAAAGCGAAAATTGACTGAAAGAGATACGAATAAGGCAAAGGAAATGCTAGATCGTGTTGGACTAACCGATGCGATTCATAAATTTCCATATGAGTGCTCGGGTGGGATGCAATCAAGAGTGGCAATCGTACGTGCCTTACTTGATAAGCCACAAATCCTTTTGATGGACGAACCATTTTCTGCACTAGATTCTTTTACAAGAGATCAATTGCATGTTCAACTTAATGAATTAATCGATACGTACAAACCAACCGTATTATTTGTCACTCATGATTTGCAAGAAGCATTTTTCCTGTCTGACCGAATTATTCTTCTAGGTGGGGAACCGGGACGAATTCTTCAAGAATACCAAGTACCGTTTACTCGACCACGACAGAAGTCTATTTTATTCGATCAGTCATTTTACAACTTTCAGCAAGATATGAATGAGAGGCTTCAATCATGA
- a CDS encoding LuxE/PaaK family acyltransferase, whose protein sequence is MHYEDIKQRILTFIENEERDSFDSLALQVFAYQYENNRIYRKFCRSRKVHPSMVQSYQQIPPVPVGAFKEAVIACTPIEEAETYFQTSGTTSGKQGRNYHHDLEVWTASMKSHFEENIMKEKCRVKMAILFPHPKEMPNSSLSQYLYTAIRDYGTEESVYIASNGTYDFEKLVSFLVESERTNTPVYLLGATFSFIHFVEYMEGKNLQFQLPKGSRLMDTGGSKGRAIEMSSDQFKQMVAEAFNLPVEDCVNMYGMTELSSQFYDQSGSGQQKAPHWVRTVVINPENGLCVQDGERGILVHYDLANFHSVLGVMTEDLGISKKGEFYLLGRSEGAEAKGCSLAVEQFRNGVSKWN, encoded by the coding sequence ATGCACTACGAAGATATCAAGCAAAGGATACTCACTTTTATTGAAAATGAAGAAAGAGATTCATTTGATTCATTAGCCTTACAGGTCTTCGCCTACCAATACGAAAATAATCGTATTTACCGGAAGTTTTGTCGATCAAGAAAGGTTCACCCATCAATGGTGCAATCCTATCAGCAAATTCCTCCTGTACCTGTTGGTGCTTTTAAGGAGGCGGTCATCGCTTGTACACCGATTGAAGAAGCGGAGACGTATTTTCAAACAAGCGGAACGACCAGTGGAAAGCAAGGGAGAAATTATCACCATGACTTAGAGGTGTGGACTGCTTCGATGAAGTCACATTTTGAAGAAAATATCATGAAAGAGAAATGCCGTGTGAAAATGGCCATTCTATTTCCACATCCAAAGGAAATGCCCAATTCCTCTCTGTCACAGTATTTGTATACAGCCATTCGCGACTACGGCACGGAGGAGAGTGTTTATATCGCCAGTAACGGGACCTATGATTTCGAAAAGCTCGTCTCATTCCTTGTAGAATCTGAACGCACCAACACCCCTGTATATTTGTTAGGGGCTACGTTTTCCTTTATCCATTTTGTTGAGTACATGGAAGGCAAAAACCTTCAATTTCAACTACCAAAAGGAAGCCGGTTAATGGATACAGGAGGGTCTAAGGGTCGAGCCATAGAAATGAGTTCAGATCAATTTAAACAAATGGTAGCAGAAGCGTTTAACTTACCCGTTGAAGATTGTGTGAATATGTATGGAATGACCGAGCTAAGCTCCCAGTTTTACGATCAAAGCGGAAGCGGGCAACAAAAAGCTCCTCATTGGGTAAGAACAGTAGTCATCAATCCTGAAAACGGTTTGTGTGTACAAGACGGTGAGCGGGGAATACTCGTTCATTATGATCTAGCCAACTTCCATTCGGTCCTTGGGGTTATGACGGAGGACTTAGGGATTTCGAAAAAAGGTGAATTTTACTTGTTAGGAAGAAGCGAAGGGGCAGAAGCAAAGGGCTGTTCCCTCGCCGTAGAGCAGTTTCGTAATGGAGTAAGCAAATGGAACTAA
- a CDS encoding ABC transporter permease subunit: MKKIYLYSTLLFIFLLIMWEMIVKVKKISPLILPKPTTIAENLFTLLQSGYFTPHIFTTLVEIISGFFVGGLIGIGLGLLVSQSNTLRLVLKPYIIATQAMPKVALAPLLILWFGYGYTPKILIVALISFFPLFESTITGLLVVDKDRLALFQLLKASKWQTLWRLQLPTSIPYLLSGMRVAVVLSVVGAVVSEFIGANKGLGALIIVAQGMMDTPLLFSAFILLTAIGILLYASIYAIEHLFLRKYTTYRRKIS, translated from the coding sequence ATGAAGAAAATCTATCTATATTCGACTCTACTATTTATTTTCCTGCTTATTATGTGGGAGATGATTGTTAAGGTGAAGAAAATATCACCGTTAATTTTACCTAAACCAACAACCATTGCAGAAAATCTTTTCACCCTGTTACAGAGTGGGTATTTTACACCACATATTTTCACAACCCTAGTTGAAATTATTAGTGGATTTTTTGTGGGTGGTCTTATTGGAATCGGACTGGGCCTTTTGGTTTCACAGTCGAACACCCTTCGACTTGTCTTGAAGCCCTATATTATCGCAACACAAGCCATGCCAAAGGTCGCTTTAGCTCCGCTTCTCATTCTATGGTTTGGGTACGGATACACGCCAAAGATTTTGATTGTGGCATTAATTAGCTTCTTTCCTTTGTTCGAGAGTACGATTACAGGCTTGTTAGTAGTCGACAAGGACCGTTTAGCCCTTTTTCAGCTATTAAAAGCTAGCAAATGGCAAACTTTGTGGAGACTGCAATTGCCGACCTCCATCCCTTACTTGCTTTCGGGTATGAGGGTGGCGGTTGTCCTTAGTGTGGTTGGAGCCGTTGTTAGTGAGTTTATTGGTGCGAATAAGGGATTGGGAGCGTTAATTATCGTGGCACAAGGAATGATGGATACGCCATTATTATTTTCAGCCTTTATCCTTTTAACAGCTATTGGCATCCTTTTGTACGCTTCGATATATGCCATCGAACATCTATTTTTAAGAAAATATACAACTTATCGGAGGAAAATTTCGTGA
- a CDS encoding acyl-CoA reductase, whose amino-acid sequence MELKIGFVPSMISPSYEERTFDSLTLLVPKLTSEELKQVVLHLKQQQRKLQARKTNDIIDSLDQAIQLWLDPNYHNRKLAEELLPIITGYDSEMIRVFLHSYLRSFRKEKLQRMVEVDFPNPFVLDEFRPRSSGGLTRAYGPKLITNVFSGNVPALPLWSLVSGLLVKSSTLGKLSSSEPLFPCLFVETLREIDKDLAESISIIWWKGGEEELERIAFSSSEAVIAYGSENSIDSIRKKVPSHVNLHAHGHKLSAGFIAKDCLQRVLVTETARRAAKDASQFDQQACLSPHVFFVEEKGNVSVREFASLLAQEMNNYEVKMPRARLSEQENQAIIQARSSFQFQAFQTNDITLFESEESTSWTVVYDKKTTLFPISPLNRFVYVIPVQSIEDVPCYLHEVRGLLQTFGVACTPNHFRSIIEVLGQCGVNRVTFLGRMGEPEPGWHHDGRPHLADLVRWVDVEASVEIEMDAYDPNRI is encoded by the coding sequence ATGGAACTAAAAATTGGATTTGTCCCAAGCATGATCTCCCCATCTTATGAAGAACGAACGTTTGATTCTCTTACTCTTCTTGTACCAAAACTTACGAGTGAGGAACTGAAACAAGTTGTTTTACATCTAAAACAGCAACAAAGAAAACTGCAAGCTCGGAAAACGAATGACATTATTGACTCCCTTGACCAAGCCATTCAACTCTGGCTTGACCCGAACTACCACAATCGAAAACTAGCGGAAGAGCTTCTTCCCATTATAACTGGGTATGACTCGGAAATGATACGCGTGTTTTTACATTCGTATTTACGTTCCTTTCGTAAAGAAAAGCTGCAAAGAATGGTCGAGGTGGATTTCCCTAATCCTTTTGTACTTGACGAGTTTCGTCCACGTTCATCAGGTGGCTTAACAAGAGCCTATGGACCCAAGCTCATTACGAATGTGTTTTCCGGAAATGTTCCTGCCTTGCCGTTATGGAGTTTAGTAAGCGGCCTTTTAGTTAAGTCTAGTACACTTGGGAAGCTCTCTTCCTCCGAGCCTTTGTTTCCCTGTCTGTTTGTTGAAACATTGAGAGAGATTGACAAGGACTTAGCGGAATCCATCAGCATCATTTGGTGGAAAGGTGGAGAAGAAGAATTAGAGCGTATAGCATTCTCTTCATCAGAGGCAGTGATTGCATATGGAAGCGAGAACTCCATTGATTCGATTAGAAAAAAAGTTCCATCTCACGTCAACCTACATGCACATGGACATAAATTGAGTGCTGGATTTATTGCAAAAGACTGTTTACAGCGCGTTCTCGTAACCGAAACTGCTAGGAGGGCTGCAAAGGATGCTTCTCAATTTGATCAACAAGCCTGCCTTTCTCCTCATGTCTTTTTTGTAGAGGAAAAGGGGAATGTATCGGTACGGGAATTTGCTAGTTTGCTAGCGCAGGAAATGAATAATTACGAGGTGAAAATGCCAAGGGCTAGATTAAGTGAACAGGAAAATCAAGCGATCATTCAGGCCCGTTCATCCTTTCAATTTCAAGCTTTTCAAACGAATGATATAACACTTTTCGAAAGCGAAGAAAGTACTTCTTGGACCGTTGTTTACGATAAGAAAACGACTTTGTTTCCCATCTCACCATTAAACCGCTTTGTGTATGTGATTCCCGTTCAGTCCATTGAAGATGTTCCTTGCTATCTACATGAAGTTCGAGGATTATTACAGACCTTTGGGGTCGCCTGCACGCCAAACCATTTTCGTTCCATCATAGAAGTGCTTGGCCAATGTGGAGTCAATCGAGTTACCTTTTTAGGCCGTATGGGAGAACCGGAACCTGGTTGGCATCATGATGGCAGACCTCATTTAGCCGATTTGGTTCGCTGGGTCGACGTGGAGGCTAGCGTAGAAATTGAAATGGATGCGTATGATCCGAATCGAATTTAA